GCCGCGATGGGAATAGCGACTAACCCTGCTAATAAGGCAATTCCTGCGCCGATTCCCCACCCAGCCAACCTCAGTATATTCAAGGTTTTTTCTACTTCTGTTGTGGGTTCCCCCGCATAAGCAATTCCAACGGGTTGTGCTGCTGCCGGATTAAGTTGTTTCCGATGGTCATAAATGGGACTGTAGCCGGTGAGATAGTCAATACCAATAATATTGGCCAAGCCTATAAAAACTTTTTTCTGATTTAAAACTGTTGTTGCTACCTCGCGAGAAACTCGTGTTCCGATCGCTCTAGTTGTTTGATCGGTATAAGGAACATTAGTGCTGATTCGCCAATCTTGGGCAAACAGGGTAGCAGTACTTACTCCTACTTCTTGTTTGAGGCGATCGACAATCTCAAAATTACGATTGAGCAGCGTACCAACAACGATCGTTCCTACCAGCTTCCCTTTTACCTGTATCGGGTGAACCGCTACGATCGCTAAGCCAACTTTTCCTTCGTCAATATCATAAACTCCTTTGGAAAAAGGTTGCTTTGCTTCAGGCAATCCTTCAATTTTCTGCGCTCTTATCCCAATATTTGCTTGTTGTTCTAAACCTAAACGTTTTAGCCACTCACTCTTGAGCAATTCAGCGCCAGAGAGAGAACGTCGATAATTTATAGCATTTTGTAAGATGGGAATATCCCCCAACTTAATACCGATGGGTAACGACACGGGACTAAATTCCGGCTTCTTCAGATCCTGTTTCGGTAGAGACGGATAGCTGGAAAAATTATCTCGCACCTGTTGTATATATTGAGCAACAGTTTGACCTTGGGCATCTGTAATCAAGTAAAAACTATTATCTGTACCAACCCGAACATAATTAGATAATAGTTGGCTAAGTGCCGTAAGCTGTTGGAGGTTGCTCAAATCCCCTGCCTGCGACTCTATAAAAATTGCTAAATTTTGGGCTTCTAGAGCCACCTTTCCTTCAGTGTCATTAAGTTTGCTTTCTAGGGTGTTTAACTGGATGCCTAACGTTACTTGTAAATTTTGAAGCAACCTCGTTTGTGCAAGGCTGATAATACCTTGAGTAGCAACAAAAGTAGGCACGATAGCTCCTGCCATCAACAGCAGGCTGATTTTCTTACGGAAACTTAAGTTATTCCAAGCCCGATCCAGTTTCTGAAGCATAAATCAAGGTCGGCCTCTAAAACGATATAGTAAAGTGCTGAGTGCTGAGTACTTTGATAGCTCTATACTGTCCTAACATATACGACGGCTATAGAACTTCTATCAAAATAGTCATTAGTCATTAGTCATTAGTCATTAGTCATTAGTCATTAGTCATTAGTCATTAGTCATTAGTCATTAGTCA
The sequence above is drawn from the Argonema galeatum A003/A1 genome and encodes:
- a CDS encoding methyl-accepting chemotaxis protein, which translates into the protein MLQKLDRAWNNLSFRKKISLLLMAGAIVPTFVATQGIISLAQTRLLQNLQVTLGIQLNTLESKLNDTEGKVALEAQNLAIFIESQAGDLSNLQQLTALSQLLSNYVRVGTDNSFYLITDAQGQTVAQYIQQVRDNFSSYPSLPKQDLKKPEFSPVSLPIGIKLGDIPILQNAINYRRSLSGAELLKSEWLKRLGLEQQANIGIRAQKIEGLPEAKQPFSKGVYDIDEGKVGLAIVAVHPIQVKGKLVGTIVVGTLLNRNFEIVDRLKQEVGVSTATLFAQDWRISTNVPYTDQTTRAIGTRVSREVATTVLNQKKVFIGLANIIGIDYLTGYSPIYDHRKQLNPAAAQPVGIAYAGEPTTEVEKTLNILRLAGWGIGAGIALLAGLVAIPIAATFSNSLQRLANCAQKVGEGDLTTVVPVTNTQDEIGMLLVSFQNMTDNLNSLILQVQKSIIQITATTTEIAAEGKQLEATMTEQIASTNRVAATAKVIVATSGSLIETMDEVKQTTAQAAGESKKDLMYMETTMYKLVDATGIISTKLGTINEKANNINKILTTIAKVADQTNLISLNAAIEAEKAGQYGLGFAVVAREIRRLADQTGVAALEIENMVEQMQAAVSSGVTEMDNFTNQVKQSVEVVHNISTKLELIIEQVQSLTPRFQAVSNSMEAQSQSAEEINDAMVQLSEDSSQTAESFREINSSLGQLKNATQGLRQEISRFKVAGS